The DNA window tccttttaaaacaagaaatctcTCAACTCCACTCAATGCTCCCTATCCtccttcttgctttatttttctttgcacttCTCTTATTTGGTATactatattgtttatttattgactGGCTGGCCCCACTAGATACTTCTAATTCATTTAACAGAGGGATCTTTGTCAGTTTGATTTGTCTTCCCAGCCTACAACAGTACTCATTTTAGGTACACAGTTGGTACTCAATGAGTGTGTGCTGATGAGTAAACGCAGAGAGATTGGTGAGGAGACTATTCTAATAGAGATGCAGTCGGGAGCTGTATCTGAATTCTGTGTGACACAGTGAGTTTGAACTTTGTCCTGTCAATGATGGGAGTGACCTGATCTGGGGAGTGAAACACTCAAAATAGTCCTGAGGAAGTCTAGGGGTGGAATGTTTAGTTAGAAGGCCATTACAACTGTTCAGGCCGGAGAGAATGAGTTCTCGAACTAAGGCAGTGGCAGTGGGAGCAGGAATGGAAATGACGGGTTTTATTCAAGAGATATTTTAGAAGTAGATTTTAGTGACTAAATGTGTGAGGTAAAGGAAAGGGAGGACTATATAGAATGATTCTCAGGTTTCTGGTTTAAGCAACTAGATGGAAATTTGTGTTACTAACCAAAACTAAGATTAGAGGAAAAGCAACCAATTTGCAAAGATGATGAATGAACTCCTGGACTTGCGAGTGTGCGGTTTTAGAGCTGACGGAAGCAGTTGGAAGTATAGCTTCCAATGCTCCCAAATCTGATCCTGTCCCTCCCTCAATAACCCTATCACCTACCTGAGCACATCCAAACTCCAGTGTTGGGCAAGGCCTTTCAAGTCACGTGCTGCCTTCTTTCCCACCTCATCTCTCACGGTTCCAACCAAACCCTCCACTCAGATCTCATTTCAATAAGGTTCTTTCAACTTTACCTTGCCTTACTGTCTTTGCTCCACACTGCTCCCTCTGTTGGTAATATCCCTCCCCAGAGAACTAGCCACACCCCAATCTTCAGCCCAGATACTCCACTGCCCAACCCTGCCCACTTCAAGCATTTATCCCCCAGCGTGTTCCCGgatccccgccccgcccccgtccctcctccccccacctgtGCGCTCCTCGAGGGCGGGCCCCGGGCAGCGCCTCTCCCGAGCCCCCGAAACCCAGCGCGGCGCCCCGCCCGCCACGGCCCAGCTCAACACGGCAGCAAGAGGAGAGGCGTGACAGGGCGGGGGCGAGAGTCCCTTTTACCTCTTCGCCGTAGTCCTCAGGACCAAATTCCTTGCAGAGTTTGGGGACAGCAGCGACCCCCAGCGGGCTGCCAGGCCGCAGAGGGCAGTCTACAGGAAAGGAAAGCCGCGGCGCGTTAAGGGGACTCGGGATAGATTGGACGCAGCCCTCTGCTCACCGTGTGAAGTTCAAAATCTTGCTGAAAACAGATAGACCCAAGTGAGGCTACCCCTACCCTCCTGGACCCCCTCCCGTCCTGTCACACCTGCTCACCTAGCTTGATCCGCCCCACCGTCTTGGGAATCGGCGCCATCTCCCGTCCACGGTGACCCGAAAGTGAAAGAGTCTGGTATTTGATGCCGGCCAAAGGAGGAGCAGGGCGGGCTGGGCAGCCATTTTTGTTAGGGGCAGAAGCCTCCGACTACGGACCGCGAGAGAGTCCAAGACGGTTCCGGAGGCTCCCGGGCAAGAAATGACGGCTCTTGGGGTGGGGCGGAGTCCGGGCTGCAGCGGGCGTTGGGCGGTGCGGGCAAGTGGGACTGTTTAGGTTCGTTCCTGACGCGCCGCTCTATGGCCCAGGCATCTCGCTCGGGTGGCCTTCTGCCTCCGCTCGGTCCTGTGCCGCCGTTGTGGTCGCAAGCCGGGAGCGCCGGGGAGGAGCAGTGGGAGAGAAGGCGGACGGGCGCTCTCGGCTGGGATGTTGGTGCCTGGCCCGAGCTGCCGGTTGCCGGGAGCATCCCCTGCTCGAACCCACCGTCCGGCGGAGTTCCCGGAGGGCAGCCGTGGTGGGCGGCGCCGGCGGGCGCGGGAGAGCACCCCGAGGCTGCCGCTGCGGACTGGAGGCAGGAGTCCGCCGCGAGAGGCCCGATCCCCCCGGCGCTGCAGTGTCTCCGGGCCGTGTTGTTGCGGCTGCACCGCGAGCGGGAGCAGCTCCTCCAAGCCCGGGACTGCGCCCGCCATCTCCAGGCAGCCGTGCACCTCCTGAGGATACTGACTCCCGGCGCGCCGTCCCCTGGCCCCCTGCCTCAGCTGTGTCGCGACCTGCTGCCGCAGCCTTCCCGAGGGGCCATCCTGAGAACCGGTCTTCGGGAGACTCCAGAGCCGCTACTCCTGGCGCGCGCGGTCGGACTAGCAGCCCAACGCCTGCATGCTGTCATCGAGATGCAGCTTCGCGCCCTGGGCCGGACGCCCGCCAGCCCCGGCCTGTCGTCCCAACTTGCCGACCTGTTGCTGGCGCTTCCGGCCTACCATCAGTTGCTGGGAACAGCCTTGAGCCACGTTCCAGGGGCGGCGCGCCCTTTCCCCCCAGCGCGTGTGCTATGCCTCCTGACCCGGGAGCGGGGTTGCCAAGTGGCAGGTCGGCTGCTTGAGGCGCTCAGGGGATCCGGCTTGCGGGACCAGCTCAGCAGGCAGTGTTGTGAGGAGCAGGAGCTGCTGCCAGGACTCCTGGGCCTGATGGGGGGCATGGAGAATTCAGCCAGCAGTGGACTGGGGCTTGAAGGGACTGGAGCCCTGTGGAGCCAGTACTGGACCCTGCTGTGGGCCGCCTGTGCGCAGAGTCTGGACCTAAGTCTAGGACCCTGGAGGGACCCCAGGGCAGCGGCACAACAGCTGAATAAAGCACTGGATCGGGGTGAGTGGTGGATTTGGGTGGGCATTTGGGAAAGCTGGGGTCCCTTCCTTCTCCCTAATCACCTCACTCACCGGCCAGCCTGACTACAAAAGCAGGCCCTTCAGCATCAACtaccccttcccctcctccccttacCCTACCCTGTGGTTCAGGCTGTAGCTTCCGAGCTTTCAAGGTAAAGTCTTGCTTCCTGCCCCAGTCTTGCTTGAGTCTCGGTGGATTCCTTCCCTCGTTCCCATGATTGAGGGAGCCGTGGTTGTGGAAAATCGAGGCCTTGTTTGCAGGCTCCAAGGTCGTTTCTCCCACTAGGGTCATTTCTGCCTCCGGAGTGTGAGAAGGAGCTGGCTTCTTTGTGTCACAGCCTATTTCATCAGTCTCTTATCCGGAGCTGGGACCAAGGTGAGAAGGAAGGGGCACTGGGAGTGACACAAGCCCCAGGTTGCCCCTTCCCCATTAAACCATACCCCTCATCCTCAGGCTTCTGCCAGGCCTTGGGATCTGCTAGTGATCAGAGCAGCCTTTCTTCATCCTCTCCTACCACTGAACTTCTGCAACggctcttccctcctctcttggATGCTCTTCGAGAGCCCAGGTCAGGGCTGCTCCTCTGTCAGCCTTCAGGTGAGGGAGTTGGGGAACAGAACAGTTGAGGATATCTCCTTTATTCCTTCACTCTCTTCTGAAGCCTGCCTCCTCCCAGACGCGCTCCATGATGTCTCAGATActtgtccctcccctccccaggtccTGTACCCCTTGCTCTGGGGCTCTGCACCCTGCAGACAACCTTGCTTTGGTTTTGGGGCAAAGCTCAGCAGCATTTGGCGTCGTGGGCCCCAGGTTCCTTCCTGCCTCTGATCCAGAAGGACTTACCGGTGAGTagctggggatggggaggggagcAGCCTAGGCTAGGCTCAGACCTCACACCCGGTCTCTGCCAAAGCCTCTACTACACAAGGCAGAAGCTCTGTCTGGCCTGGCAGCAGAGGAAAGCTTGGCCCTGGAAGTGGAACAGCAGCTGGGCCTGGAGATCCGGAAGCTGACAACACAGATCCAGGTGAGGAGAGTGGGGACCCTGACAGTGGCCAGCTGTGGGGTTAGTGTGGTGGGTGGTGGAGGCAGAACATCTCAGTGACTTGGAATCTTTTTGGAGTCtgctaaatttatcttttttgctttgctcattttttgttgtttttattatggAATATTTCAAAGGTAGAGAAAGAGTATAATGGACCCCATATTCCTACCATAGAGGCTTTAATGATCAACTCGTGGtcaattttgtttcatctatacATTCTACCCCCACCATACCAGGCTGTCATTTTATTATGTTAACAGCCACTGATGACCATTGCCTAGATCCTTGATTTCATTAGGGGGTGCAAAGTGGTGATTCTATCATTCCTTGTTCAGTTGTTATTTGGATTACTCCTATAAAGTGAAACTTGCCCTTGTTAATTATTTGGTTACTCTGAGTTATATTTGTAGAGAAAAAAGCAAGATAAATGATTGAATccttttatttatgaattttgaatacaatgtttctccttttttaaacatgtaatttgTATCTTTGTTAAAGTAATACACGTCCATAGTTTAAAAGTGAAATAGAAGATTACTTGGGAAGGCTTCTAATGAAAACATGGCACTTTAATTGCCCCCCACTCCTACCTCTGACTCCCGTTCCACTGTGGTAATAACCTTCATCTACTCTTGGctgtttcttctaaaatttattttcttctaaatttatgaataaaactactatgcttgtattttaattttcccccATTTTGCACATTATCTGTTCTACTATGAAAAAATTTCTCTCGTTTTCTCTTCCTGCCCAAATTTCTCCTCTTTGCCTTGAATAAGGGCATAGCTGTAGAGTTCGGTCCTTGTCtgtctgctcctttctctctgcatttctgCTTACCCACAGCGCCTCGGTGCTGTGGaccgccccctcccgccccccagtTTAGACCTAGTCCACCATGTGCACCTGCCTGTTGGTCATTTCCACCTCCATTTATTACTGCTTCCTTCAACTCAGCATGCCCCAGAGCAGGCTCCTCAGGAGTAGGGGGGACAGTGGTGGTCATGGGAGCTCTGAAGAGGGAAGATGGTAGCATGTGGTGCCAGAAGCTCCATACGAGGCCTATGGCTTGAGCTGGTGCCTGGGCTGCCTCAGAGGAGTGGCAAGAGGTAGGCAGTTCATATTCCTTAGGGGAATAATGGGGAGATAGCCTGACCAAAGCAGAAGCTCCCTTTGTGTATAGTGAGTATGCATGTGTGCGTACATCTGGGGTGGCGCTGGGGGACTGTGGAGGCAGAGTGGCATCAAATTGTGGAGGGCACTGAACACCAGTCCACATATTTGGAGCTTTATCTCATGAGTGATGGGGAACCACTGTAAGAGCAGAAGGGGAACAGGGAAGACGGTGATGGAGTTTGATCCAGCTATAGTGGTTAGGATGGAAGGGAGGTGAGGAGAGCTAACATGAGAAGGGTCCAGCTCTTGGCAGTTGCAAGAACAGAGCAAAAGGAACAGGGACATTGTGTTCACTGTATGAGCCAAATACTGTGCAACACACTCTGAAGTCTTGCTCCTCTGCCTGATGATGGCGCTGTCAGGCGTCTGCTCTGGGCATTCCACCATACAGCACCGGGATGAAAAA is part of the Rhinolophus ferrumequinum isolate MPI-CBG mRhiFer1 chromosome 13, mRhiFer1_v1.p, whole genome shotgun sequence genome and encodes:
- the CCDC142 gene encoding coiled-coil domain-containing protein 142: MAQASRSGGLLPPLGPVPPLWSQAGSAGEEQWERRRTGALGWDVGAWPELPVAGSIPCSNPPSGGVPGGQPWWAAPAGAGEHPEAAAADWRQESAARGPIPPALQCLRAVLLRLHREREQLLQARDCARHLQAAVHLLRILTPGAPSPGPLPQLCRDLLPQPSRGAILRTGLRETPEPLLLARAVGLAAQRLHAVIEMQLRALGRTPASPGLSSQLADLLLALPAYHQLLGTALSHVPGAARPFPPARVLCLLTRERGCQVAGRLLEALRGSGLRDQLSRQCCEEQELLPGLLGLMGGMENSASSGLGLEGTGALWSQYWTLLWAACAQSLDLSLGPWRDPRAAAQQLNKALDRGSFLPPECEKELASLCHSLFHQSLIRSWDQGFCQALGSASDQSSLSSSSPTTELLQRLFPPLLDALREPRSGLLLCQPSGPVPLALGLCTLQTTLLWFWGKAQQHLASWAPGSFLPLIQKDLPPLLHKAEALSGLAAEESLALEVEQQLGLEIRKLTTQIQLLPEESLCLFFQECHKQATHGFELHMPRGRYWRHRLCPELPSIPSEYARLVVRTVLEPVLQGLQGLPPEAQAPALGQALTAILGAWLDHILTHGIRFSLQGALQLRQDFGVVPELLEEERWGLTPELRQILLRLSIFQRLDGALLCLLQQPLPKTQVRRRPPCCCACNEVQTLDLPSSSLNSLESLEPPLRPGASPAQTAQLLSTLWGGGPSHQVYMVGNQQAWLALRQHQRPHPRWHLLFLSCLGTSPE